Proteins from one Amycolatopsis benzoatilytica AK 16/65 genomic window:
- a CDS encoding bifunctional 4-hydroxy-2-oxoglutarate aldolase/2-dehydro-3-deoxy-phosphogluconate aldolase, with the protein MGYRWEITREAVRQGVVGIVRTPDAASAVAAARAVLDAGLKSVEVPLTNSGALVAIEELTAAYPDATIGAGTVLDESSATAAIRAGAQFLVSPSLHTEVLRTAHRYGVAALPGTGSVTEIVRALEEGADAVKVFPASALGPQWVKDVRAALPQAPLVPTGGIALEDVPRWLEAGAVACGIGSALTRGSAEDIRARVAALAREN; encoded by the coding sequence ATGGGATACCGGTGGGAGATCACCCGCGAAGCGGTCCGCCAGGGCGTCGTCGGGATCGTGCGCACCCCAGACGCCGCGTCCGCCGTCGCGGCTGCCCGGGCGGTGCTCGACGCCGGGTTGAAGTCCGTCGAGGTCCCGCTGACCAACTCCGGCGCACTCGTCGCGATCGAAGAACTGACCGCCGCGTATCCGGACGCCACCATCGGCGCCGGCACCGTGCTCGACGAGTCGTCGGCCACCGCGGCGATCCGGGCCGGCGCACAGTTCCTGGTGTCGCCGTCGCTGCACACCGAGGTGCTCCGTACCGCTCATCGATACGGTGTCGCCGCTCTTCCGGGCACCGGTTCGGTCACCGAGATCGTCCGCGCGCTGGAGGAAGGTGCTGACGCGGTAAAGGTTTTCCCTGCTTCCGCGCTCGGCCCCCAGTGGGTCAAGGACGTACGGGCCGCGCTTCCGCAGGCGCCTTTGGTGCCGACGGGTGGAATCGCGCTGGAGGACGTGCCACGCTGGCTCGAAGCGGGCGCCGTCGCCTGCGGGATCGGGTCGGCGCTGACCCGTGGTTCAGCCGAGGACATCCGGGCCCGAGTGGCCGCGTTGGCGAGGGAGAACTAG
- a CDS encoding SDR family NAD(P)-dependent oxidoreductase: MRTAVVTGAASGIGAATAGQLSADGYRVIGVDLAPVPGGVQGDVTEDETWRRVVELAGEVDALVSNAYLPTQGALHETGRAQWQRQLDVNLTASYLAVRACLPSLRARRGSVVLVSSVHARFGLPGHPAYAASKGALVSLSRQLAVEYAPEVRVNSVLPGPVRTEAWDRISLADQERSARATPAGRLGDPAEVATAIAFLLSPAASFVTGAELTVDGGWSAAKDSA; encoded by the coding sequence ATGCGTACCGCGGTGGTGACCGGGGCGGCGTCCGGGATCGGAGCCGCGACCGCCGGTCAGCTCAGTGCCGATGGCTACCGGGTGATCGGAGTCGATCTCGCCCCGGTGCCCGGCGGCGTGCAGGGCGACGTGACCGAGGACGAAACCTGGCGGCGGGTAGTCGAACTGGCCGGGGAAGTCGACGCACTGGTCAGCAACGCCTACCTGCCTACGCAGGGCGCTCTGCACGAAACCGGCCGCGCGCAGTGGCAGCGGCAGCTGGACGTGAATCTGACCGCGTCGTACCTGGCAGTGCGCGCCTGCCTGCCCTCGTTGCGCGCGCGACGCGGTTCGGTGGTCCTGGTTTCCTCGGTACACGCGCGATTCGGGTTGCCCGGACATCCGGCGTACGCGGCCAGTAAAGGCGCGCTGGTGTCGCTGAGCCGGCAGCTGGCGGTCGAGTACGCACCTGAGGTGCGGGTGAATTCCGTGCTGCCCGGCCCGGTTCGCACCGAAGCCTGGGACCGGATCAGTCTGGCGGATCAGGAACGCAGCGCTCGCGCGACGCCCGCTGGAAGGCTGGGCGATCCCGCCGAAGTCGCGACGGCGATCGCGTTCTTGCTTTCGCCGGCAGCCTCGTTCGTCACCGGCGCGGAGCTGACCGTCGACGGCGGCTGGTCGGCCGCGAAAGATTCCGCTTAG
- the dgoD gene encoding galactonate dehydratase has translation MQITGIETFLVAPRWLFLKVSTDEGIAGWGEPVVEGRAETVRAAVHELAELLVGKDPLRIEDHWQVLRRGGFYRGGPVFSSALAGFDQALWDIAGKARSAPVHELLGGPVRDRVRVYSWVGGDRPAGIFDAVSAQVEAGFTAIKMNVSGPMGPIATPADSAAVLARAREAREALGPDRDLAIDFHGRVSPAMARRLVKMLEEVQPMFVEEPVLPELPAEVLASVVDASTVPIALGERLFSRWEFKPVLDAGVAVVQPDPSHAGGVSELRRIAALAEVYGANLAPHCPLGPISLAAALEVAFATPNFLIQEQSLGMHYHDGREPVAYLADDSLFRFTDGYAARPTAPGLGIEVDEKAVRRADETGHAWRSPIWRLPDGAFTEW, from the coding sequence GTGCAGATCACCGGAATCGAAACCTTCCTGGTCGCACCGCGCTGGCTGTTTCTTAAAGTCAGCACCGACGAGGGCATCGCCGGCTGGGGCGAGCCGGTCGTCGAGGGCCGCGCCGAAACCGTCCGCGCTGCGGTGCACGAGCTGGCTGAGCTGCTGGTCGGGAAGGATCCGCTGCGCATCGAGGACCACTGGCAGGTACTGCGGCGCGGCGGGTTCTATCGCGGCGGACCGGTGTTCTCCAGCGCGCTGGCGGGCTTCGACCAGGCGCTGTGGGACATCGCCGGCAAGGCCCGGAGCGCGCCGGTGCACGAGCTGCTCGGTGGCCCGGTCCGCGACCGCGTCCGGGTGTATTCGTGGGTCGGCGGAGACCGTCCAGCAGGGATCTTCGACGCGGTGTCCGCACAGGTCGAGGCCGGTTTCACCGCGATCAAGATGAATGTCTCCGGTCCGATGGGGCCGATCGCGACACCCGCCGACTCGGCCGCGGTGCTGGCCCGGGCCCGCGAGGCTCGCGAAGCCCTCGGACCCGACCGAGACCTCGCGATCGACTTCCACGGCCGGGTTTCGCCCGCGATGGCGCGGCGGCTGGTGAAGATGCTCGAAGAAGTGCAGCCGATGTTCGTTGAGGAACCGGTGCTGCCGGAGCTGCCCGCTGAGGTGCTGGCCTCCGTGGTGGACGCGTCGACAGTGCCGATCGCACTGGGCGAACGACTGTTCTCGCGTTGGGAGTTCAAGCCGGTGCTGGACGCGGGCGTCGCCGTGGTGCAGCCGGATCCGTCGCACGCGGGCGGCGTCTCCGAACTGCGCCGGATCGCCGCGCTGGCCGAGGTCTACGGCGCGAACCTCGCACCGCACTGCCCGCTCGGGCCGATCTCGCTCGCCGCCGCCCTGGAGGTCGCGTTCGCGACGCCGAACTTCCTGATCCAGGAACAGAGCCTCGGGATGCACTATCACGACGGACGCGAGCCGGTCGCGTATCTCGCGGACGACTCTCTGTTCCGCTTCACCGACGGCTACGCCGCGCGCCCCACCGCGCCCGGCCTCGGCATCGAGGTGGACGAGAAAGCGGTCCGCCGCGCGGACGAGACCGGCCACGCCTGGCGGTCCCCGATCTGGCGGCTGCCCGACGGTGCCTTCACAGAGTGGTGA
- the purB gene encoding adenylosuccinate lyase has translation MTLKPSIPNVLAARYASPELVALWSPERKVVLERRLWLAVLRAQAELGVEVPDGVIEDYERVVDQVDLESIAARERVTRHDVKARIEEFNALAGHEHVHKGMTSRDLTENVEQLQQLRSLELVRGRVAAVLGRLAALAVEHSDLVMAGRSHNVAAQATTLGKRFATAADELLVAFSRLDNLIDRYPLRGIKGPVGTAQDMLDLLGDESTLDQLETKIAEHLGFGNRFVSVGQVYPRSLDFDVLSAVVQLAAAPSSLAKTIRLMAGHELVTEGFKPGQVGSSAMPHKMNTRSCERVNGLAVILRGYLSMIGELAGDQWNEGDVSDSVVRRVALPDAFFALDGLLETFLTVLGEFGAFPAVVERELDRYLPFLATTKVLMASVRRGVGRETAHEAIKENAVGVALAMRERGAENDLLDRLAADERLPLDRAELDELLADRISFTGVAPRQVEEVAARVEEVLKRFPDAAGYAPQPIL, from the coding sequence GTGACGCTCAAGCCCAGCATTCCGAACGTGCTCGCCGCCCGCTACGCCTCGCCGGAGCTGGTGGCGCTCTGGTCGCCCGAACGCAAGGTCGTGCTCGAGCGGCGGCTGTGGCTCGCCGTGCTGCGCGCCCAGGCCGAGCTGGGCGTCGAGGTGCCCGATGGCGTGATCGAGGACTACGAGCGCGTCGTGGACCAGGTCGACCTCGAGTCCATCGCCGCTCGCGAGCGCGTCACCCGGCACGACGTGAAGGCCCGGATCGAGGAGTTCAACGCCCTCGCCGGGCACGAGCACGTGCACAAGGGCATGACCTCGCGCGACCTCACCGAGAACGTCGAGCAGCTGCAGCAGCTGCGCTCGCTCGAACTGGTCCGCGGCCGCGTCGCGGCGGTGCTGGGCCGGCTGGCCGCGCTCGCCGTCGAGCACTCCGACCTGGTGATGGCCGGCCGCTCGCACAACGTCGCGGCGCAGGCGACCACGCTCGGCAAGCGGTTCGCCACCGCGGCCGACGAGCTGCTGGTCGCGTTCTCCCGGCTGGACAACCTGATCGACCGGTACCCGCTGCGCGGCATCAAGGGCCCGGTCGGCACCGCACAGGACATGCTCGACCTGCTCGGCGACGAGTCCACTTTGGACCAGCTGGAGACGAAGATCGCCGAGCACCTCGGCTTCGGCAACCGGTTCGTCAGCGTCGGCCAGGTGTACCCGCGGTCGCTCGACTTCGACGTGCTGTCCGCCGTGGTCCAGCTCGCCGCCGCGCCGTCCAGCCTGGCCAAGACGATCCGGCTGATGGCCGGGCACGAGCTGGTCACCGAGGGCTTCAAGCCCGGCCAGGTCGGCTCGTCGGCCATGCCGCACAAGATGAACACCCGCTCCTGCGAGCGCGTCAACGGCCTCGCCGTGATCCTGCGCGGCTACTTGTCGATGATCGGCGAGCTGGCCGGCGACCAGTGGAACGAGGGCGACGTCTCCGATTCCGTGGTGCGCCGCGTCGCGTTGCCGGACGCGTTCTTCGCGCTCGACGGCCTGCTGGAGACCTTCCTCACCGTGCTCGGCGAATTCGGCGCCTTCCCGGCCGTGGTCGAGCGTGAGCTTGATCGCTATCTGCCGTTCCTCGCGACCACCAAGGTGCTGATGGCTTCGGTGCGCCGCGGCGTCGGGCGTGAGACCGCTCACGAGGCGATCAAGGAAAACGCCGTCGGCGTCGCACTGGCGATGCGCGAACGCGGCGCGGAAAACGACCTGCTGGACCGGCTCGCGGCCGATGAGCGGCTCCCGCTCGACCGCGCTGAGCTGGACGAACTCCTCGCCGACCGGATTTCCTTCACCGGGGTCGCCCCGCGTCAGGTCGAAGAGGTCGCGGCTCGGGTGGAAGAAGTGCTGAAGCGATTCCCGGACGCGGCGGGCTATGCGCCGCAGCCGATTCTGTGA
- a CDS encoding substrate-binding periplasmic protein translates to MRKLIATLAAVAATAGLTACGSSSDAAGATLRVGTLTDAPPSIYLENGQFTGYDNELLRDIAKREGFQVEFVGTEFSGLLAKVASGQLDIGSSTISATAARKKTVAFSNGYDSSFTTVVSKKGAALPAANSFAGKRVGVVQGSVQDEFAGKLAGAQVVRFPDYNAGFAQLKTGSLDGWVVPKDIGQKYLDQNPAVPLEFGYTVADKDTPSAFAVSKSNPELLKKINDGLAKAIADGTAARLHAQFFKEAPVAKELEKGGPGLPVANS, encoded by the coding sequence ATGCGAAAGCTCATTGCCACGCTCGCCGCCGTCGCCGCCACCGCGGGCCTGACGGCGTGCGGGTCCTCCTCGGACGCCGCCGGGGCCACCCTGCGCGTCGGCACCCTCACCGACGCGCCGCCGAGCATCTACCTCGAGAACGGCCAGTTCACCGGGTACGACAACGAACTCCTGCGGGACATCGCCAAGCGCGAGGGCTTCCAGGTCGAGTTCGTCGGCACCGAATTCTCCGGACTGCTCGCCAAGGTCGCCAGCGGCCAGCTCGACATCGGCTCCTCGACGATCTCCGCGACCGCCGCGCGCAAGAAGACGGTGGCCTTCAGCAACGGCTACGACTCCAGCTTCACCACCGTCGTCAGCAAGAAGGGCGCCGCGCTGCCCGCCGCGAACTCGTTCGCGGGCAAGCGAGTCGGCGTCGTGCAGGGCTCGGTGCAGGACGAATTCGCCGGCAAGCTGGCCGGTGCGCAGGTCGTGCGGTTCCCGGACTACAACGCCGGATTCGCGCAGTTGAAGACCGGCAGCCTGGACGGCTGGGTGGTGCCGAAGGACATCGGCCAGAAGTACCTCGACCAGAACCCGGCCGTTCCGCTGGAGTTCGGTTACACGGTGGCGGACAAGGACACTCCGTCGGCGTTCGCGGTCTCCAAGTCGAACCCGGAGCTGCTGAAGAAGATCAACGACGGGCTGGCCAAGGCGATCGCCGACGGCACCGCGGCGCGGCTGCACGCCCAGTTCTTCAAGGAAGCACCGGTCGCCAAGGAACTGGAAAAGGGCGGGCCTGGCCTTCCGGTGGCGAATTCCTGA
- a CDS encoding ABC transporter substrate-binding protein: protein MKKLISTAIAGVLAVGLAACGGGSGEQTLRVGTLSDSRPNAYQENGQFTGFDNELLKDIAAKEGLKLEFVSTDFSALLGSVANGRFDIGSSAIAQTDERKKTVAFSDPYNYQSLGIEAKAGSGVTDENSLAGKRIGVVQGTVSDSWVAANAPKAQVVRFPNDAAALSALKSAAVDGAVFDQVSAEDYARKDADLKVTKAITTTIPHGYAVKKGNAELLGKLNDGIKKAIADGTWQKVHQEFEPNIPVPADFKTK from the coding sequence ATGAAAAAGCTGATCAGCACCGCAATCGCGGGGGTACTGGCGGTCGGGCTCGCCGCGTGCGGCGGCGGCAGCGGCGAGCAGACCCTGCGGGTCGGCACGCTGAGCGATTCCCGGCCGAACGCCTACCAGGAGAACGGCCAGTTCACCGGCTTCGACAACGAGCTGCTCAAGGACATCGCCGCCAAAGAGGGCCTGAAGCTGGAGTTCGTGTCGACCGATTTCTCCGCGTTGCTCGGCAGCGTGGCGAACGGCCGGTTCGACATCGGCAGTTCGGCCATCGCGCAGACCGACGAGCGCAAGAAGACGGTCGCCTTCAGCGACCCGTACAACTACCAGTCGCTCGGCATCGAGGCCAAGGCCGGATCTGGCGTAACCGATGAAAACTCGTTGGCGGGCAAGCGGATCGGCGTGGTGCAGGGCACTGTGTCGGACAGCTGGGTGGCCGCGAACGCACCGAAGGCGCAGGTTGTGCGGTTTCCGAACGACGCGGCCGCGCTGAGCGCGTTGAAGTCGGCGGCGGTGGACGGCGCGGTGTTCGACCAGGTCTCGGCCGAGGACTATGCGCGCAAGGACGCCGACCTCAAGGTCACCAAGGCGATCACCACCACGATTCCGCACGGGTACGCGGTGAAGAAGGGCAACGCCGAGCTGCTGGGCAAGCTGAACGACGGCATCAAGAAGGCCATCGCGGACGGTACCTGGCAAAAGGTGCACCAGGAGTTCGAGCCGAACATTCCGGTGCCGGCGGATTTCAAGACGAAGTAG
- a CDS encoding amino acid ABC transporter permease, whose amino-acid sequence MDQFINTFFDWDYIWQVFPDLLKTGLLNTLILAVASALIGTVLGMVLAVMGLSAKRWLRWPARIYTDIFRGLPAILTILVIGQGIGTLARGIVGTNPYPLGIAALSLIAAAYIGEIFRSGIQSVDKGQLEASRALGMSYAKAMLLVVIPQGVRRVLPALVNQFIALVKDSTLVYFLGFLTSQRELFRIGQDLAANTGNLSPLVAAGFVYLLITVPLTHLVNYIDKRLQTGRKVTTESNEMLAGGAI is encoded by the coding sequence ATGGACCAATTCATCAACACCTTCTTCGACTGGGACTACATCTGGCAGGTCTTCCCGGACCTGCTCAAGACCGGTCTGCTGAACACGCTGATCCTCGCTGTGGCGTCCGCTCTGATCGGCACTGTGCTCGGCATGGTGCTGGCCGTCATGGGGCTGTCCGCGAAGCGCTGGTTGCGCTGGCCTGCCCGGATCTACACGGACATTTTCCGTGGCCTGCCCGCGATCCTGACCATCCTGGTGATCGGCCAGGGGATCGGGACGCTGGCTCGCGGGATCGTCGGGACCAATCCGTACCCGCTCGGCATCGCCGCGTTGAGCCTGATCGCCGCCGCCTACATCGGCGAGATCTTCCGCTCCGGCATCCAGAGTGTCGACAAAGGACAGTTGGAGGCCAGCCGCGCGCTCGGCATGAGCTACGCCAAGGCGATGCTGCTGGTGGTGATCCCGCAGGGCGTGCGCCGGGTGCTGCCCGCGCTGGTGAACCAGTTCATCGCGCTGGTGAAGGACTCGACGCTGGTGTACTTCCTCGGGTTCCTCACCTCGCAGCGCGAACTGTTCCGGATCGGCCAGGATCTGGCCGCGAACACCGGGAACCTGTCGCCGCTGGTCGCCGCCGGGTTCGTCTACCTGCTCATCACGGTGCCGCTGACGCACTTGGTGAACTACATCGACAAGCGGCTGCAGACCGGTCGCAAGGTCACGACGGAAAGCAACGAAATGCTCGCGGGCGGGGCGATATGA
- a CDS encoding amino acid ABC transporter ATP-binding protein, producing the protein MSTAVRSSSVELRDIHVSFGTLEVLRGVDLTVPSGSTTCVIGPSGSGKSTLLRCVNRLQEPDSGDLLLDGESVIAADPDQLRQRVGMVFQHFNLFGHRTVLDNIVLPLRSVKGLSKEDAVEIARARLAEVGLADKAPYRPTALSGGQQQRVAIARALAMEPEVMLFDEATSALDPELVKGILDLMAGLAERGLTLLVVTHEMGFARSVADEVAFMDAGRIVEQGTPEQVFETPSSARLQQFLSQVL; encoded by the coding sequence ATGAGTACGGCAGTGCGTTCTTCCTCGGTGGAGCTGCGCGACATCCACGTCAGCTTCGGCACGCTGGAAGTGCTGCGCGGGGTGGACCTGACGGTGCCCAGCGGCAGCACCACCTGCGTGATCGGCCCGTCCGGTTCCGGCAAGTCGACGCTGCTGCGCTGCGTGAACCGGCTGCAGGAACCGGACAGCGGCGATCTGCTGCTGGACGGGGAAAGCGTCATCGCGGCGGACCCGGACCAGCTGCGCCAGCGGGTCGGAATGGTGTTCCAGCACTTCAACCTGTTCGGCCACCGCACCGTACTGGACAACATCGTGCTGCCGTTGCGCAGCGTCAAGGGCCTGTCCAAAGAGGACGCGGTGGAGATCGCGCGGGCCCGGCTCGCCGAGGTCGGCCTCGCCGACAAGGCCCCGTACCGGCCGACCGCGCTGTCCGGCGGCCAGCAGCAACGGGTGGCGATCGCCCGGGCGCTGGCGATGGAACCGGAAGTGATGCTGTTCGACGAGGCGACCAGCGCGCTGGACCCGGAGCTGGTCAAGGGCATCCTGGACCTGATGGCAGGCCTGGCCGAGCGCGGTCTGACGTTGCTCGTGGTGACCCACGAGATGGGTTTCGCGCGGAGCGTCGCCGACGAGGTCGCCTTCATGGACGCCGGACGGATCGTCGAGCAGGGCACGCCGGAGCAGGTGTTCGAGACGCCGTCCAGCGCGCGGTTGCAGCAGTTCTTGTCGCAGGTGTTGTGA
- a CDS encoding MOSC domain-containing protein codes for MATISQLIYYPVKGCAGISVPATEATAAGLAHDREFIVVAEDGDFRSQRRFPVMAAIKPRLTGTRLELSAPGVEDLVVEVREDGPRHPASTFGWNGEGVHQGADAAEWFSAVVGEPSALLRVAPGHERVTSGETAGTARFADGHAMLVVSESSLDGLNERIAENGGEPVPMDRFRPNLVVRGWLEPHAEDSVRRLTAGGAELGYAKLCVRCAVPMVDQETGERSGPEPIRTLAKYHRDPDGGVLFGMKAAVIRPGQLAVGDAVIVHSSVGPIFNTAAAEAPLTATASLPAESV; via the coding sequence ATGGCGACGATCTCGCAGCTCATCTACTACCCGGTCAAAGGCTGCGCTGGCATCTCCGTGCCGGCCACCGAGGCGACTGCGGCCGGGCTGGCGCACGACCGCGAGTTCATCGTCGTCGCCGAGGACGGAGACTTCCGCAGCCAGCGGAGGTTCCCGGTGATGGCTGCGATCAAGCCCCGGCTGACCGGCACGCGCCTGGAGCTGTCCGCGCCAGGCGTCGAAGACCTGGTGGTGGAGGTGCGCGAGGACGGTCCGCGGCACCCGGCGAGCACCTTCGGCTGGAACGGCGAGGGCGTGCACCAGGGCGCGGACGCCGCCGAATGGTTCTCCGCGGTGGTCGGCGAGCCGTCGGCCCTGCTGCGCGTGGCGCCCGGGCATGAGCGGGTGACCAGCGGCGAGACCGCCGGCACCGCGCGGTTCGCGGACGGGCACGCGATGCTGGTGGTCTCCGAGTCTTCCCTGGACGGCCTGAACGAGCGCATCGCCGAGAACGGCGGCGAGCCGGTGCCGATGGACCGGTTCCGGCCGAATCTCGTGGTGCGCGGCTGGCTGGAGCCGCACGCCGAGGACTCGGTGCGCCGATTGACGGCCGGCGGGGCGGAGCTGGGCTACGCGAAGCTGTGCGTCCGCTGCGCGGTGCCGATGGTGGACCAGGAGACCGGCGAGCGCTCCGGTCCGGAGCCGATCCGCACGCTCGCGAAGTACCACCGCGACCCCGACGGCGGCGTGCTGTTCGGGATGAAGGCCGCGGTGATCCGGCCCGGTCAGCTGGCGGTCGGCGACGCGGTGATCGTGCACTCCTCGGTCGGTCCGATCTTCAACACGGCGGCGGCGGAAGCGCCGTTGACCGCCACCGCGAGCCTGCCCGCCGAGTCGGTGTAG
- a CDS encoding SAM hydrolase/SAM-dependent halogenase family protein, giving the protein MAYRWISFTTDYGLHDGFVAACHGVIAGIAPDVRVLDVTHLVPPQEVRAGAAVLAQTVPSLPEAVHLAVVDPGVGTDRRGIVVVAAHGVLVGPDNGLLIPAAEALGGVYAAYTIDSVPVSATFHGRDVFAPTAARIALGADPGSFGSAVEDLVRLPDPLVAAFPEKLVSDVLTVDHFGNVQLAATPADLELTGLTGAVTVHSEHVAVPATIGQTFGDVPPGANLVYTDSAGRLAVAVNGASAAAVLKIGPTEECTITASPTAS; this is encoded by the coding sequence ATGGCCTACCGCTGGATCTCGTTCACGACCGACTACGGGCTGCATGACGGCTTCGTCGCCGCGTGCCACGGGGTCATCGCGGGGATAGCGCCCGACGTACGCGTTCTCGACGTGACCCACCTCGTTCCGCCTCAGGAGGTGCGCGCGGGTGCGGCAGTGCTCGCGCAGACCGTGCCTTCGCTTCCGGAAGCCGTACACCTCGCGGTGGTCGACCCAGGCGTCGGCACGGACCGCCGTGGCATCGTGGTGGTCGCCGCGCACGGCGTACTGGTCGGCCCGGACAACGGCCTGCTTATCCCGGCCGCAGAGGCGTTAGGTGGCGTGTACGCGGCGTACACGATCGACAGTGTCCCGGTGTCCGCAACGTTCCATGGCCGCGACGTCTTCGCACCAACCGCCGCGCGTATCGCGCTAGGCGCGGACCCGGGATCCTTCGGCTCCGCTGTCGAGGACCTCGTGCGGCTGCCGGACCCGTTGGTCGCCGCGTTCCCCGAAAAACTCGTCTCAGACGTGCTGACCGTCGACCACTTCGGCAACGTGCAGCTCGCCGCCACCCCCGCGGACCTGGAGCTGACCGGCCTGACCGGCGCGGTCACCGTGCACAGCGAACACGTCGCCGTGCCGGCGACGATCGGACAGACCTTCGGCGACGTGCCGCCCGGCGCGAACCTGGTCTACACCGACTCGGCGGGCAGGCTCGCGGTGGCGGTCAACGGCGCTTCCGCCGCCGCCGTGTTGAAGATCGGACCGACCGAGGAGTGCACGATCACCGCGTCGCCGACCGCCAGCTGA
- a CDS encoding phosphoribosylaminoimidazolesuccinocarboxamide synthase produces MTTLADYPKIAAGKVRDLYAVGDDHLLLVTSDRISAYDFVLDTPIPDKGRVLTAMSVFWFEQLSDLVSNHLVAYDDARIPAEVRGRALLVRRLEMLPVEAVARGYLTGSGYADYRRTGAVCGVELPAGLVEASKLPSPIFTPATKAAIGEHDENVSFDAVVATIGAKRAEEVREATLAIYRRGAELAAERGILLADTKLEFGVDETGALVLADEVLTPDSSRYWPADGYEAGRTQPSFDKQYVRDWLTGPESGWDRASNEQPPPLPEEVVEATRKRYVEAYERMTGLSLKEWL; encoded by the coding sequence GTGACGACGCTCGCCGATTACCCGAAGATCGCCGCCGGCAAGGTCCGGGACCTGTACGCGGTCGGAGACGACCACCTGCTCCTCGTGACCTCAGACCGCATCTCCGCCTACGACTTCGTGCTGGACACGCCGATCCCCGACAAGGGCCGCGTGCTCACGGCGATGAGCGTGTTCTGGTTCGAACAGCTGTCGGACCTGGTCTCGAACCATCTCGTCGCGTACGACGACGCGCGCATCCCCGCGGAGGTGCGCGGGCGCGCGCTGCTCGTACGCAGGCTCGAAATGCTTCCGGTCGAAGCTGTCGCGCGCGGGTACCTCACCGGCTCCGGGTACGCGGACTACCGGCGTACGGGGGCAGTGTGCGGTGTCGAGCTGCCTGCGGGCTTGGTCGAGGCATCGAAGCTGCCTTCGCCGATCTTCACGCCCGCGACGAAGGCCGCGATCGGCGAGCACGACGAGAACGTGTCGTTCGACGCCGTGGTCGCGACGATCGGCGCGAAGCGCGCGGAGGAAGTACGCGAGGCGACGCTCGCCATCTACCGCCGCGGTGCGGAACTGGCGGCGGAACGCGGAATCCTGCTCGCGGACACGAAGCTGGAGTTCGGGGTGGACGAGACGGGCGCGCTGGTGCTGGCGGACGAGGTGCTGACGCCGGATTCGTCGCGGTACTGGCCGGCGGACGGATACGAGGCGGGAAGGACGCAGCCGTCGTTCGACAAGCAGTACGTGCGCGATTGGCTGACCGGGCCGGAGTCTGGATGGGACCGCGCGTCGAACGAACAGCCGCCGCCGTTGCCGGAGGAAGTGGTGGAGGCGACGAGGAAGCGGTACGTGGAGGCGTACGAGCGGATGACGGGGTTGTCGCTGAAGGAGTGGCTGTAG
- a CDS encoding helix-turn-helix domain-containing protein gives MTTPYATPRARALGLELRAARERRSLGVRELARLLGMTPGFVTNWERGLRLPKPEDIGAVLAHCRVIGADRRRIVEMARGAREQDWIDSGGEEPYLEWERTAEAVFGWEPEVVPPLLQTSAYARELLYAQYADEVESRVAGRLARRTVLESGVRCVLVLGEAALRKRVGGAQVMTEQLRHLRAAVTDARADVRVVPAGRRPDLGRAFTIFDFADLPSIVHERLLRESASSSSPARVAKYREVAGMLLEVALPKAGTEALLDSVLRGR, from the coding sequence ATGACCACACCGTACGCAACACCGCGCGCGAGGGCGTTGGGCCTGGAGCTACGCGCGGCACGGGAGAGAAGAAGCCTGGGTGTAAGAGAGCTGGCCCGGTTGCTGGGGATGACGCCCGGCTTCGTGACGAACTGGGAACGAGGACTGCGGCTGCCGAAGCCGGAGGACATAGGGGCGGTACTGGCGCACTGCCGGGTGATCGGTGCGGACCGCAGGCGAATAGTGGAGATGGCGCGCGGAGCGCGAGAGCAGGACTGGATAGACAGCGGCGGAGAAGAGCCGTACCTGGAGTGGGAGCGCACAGCGGAGGCAGTGTTCGGCTGGGAGCCGGAAGTGGTGCCGCCGCTGTTGCAGACGAGCGCGTACGCGCGCGAGCTGCTGTACGCGCAGTACGCCGACGAGGTGGAGTCGCGGGTGGCCGGGAGGCTGGCCCGCCGTACGGTGCTCGAATCGGGAGTGCGGTGCGTGCTGGTGCTGGGAGAAGCGGCGCTGCGCAAGAGGGTCGGCGGCGCGCAGGTGATGACGGAGCAGCTGCGACACCTGCGCGCGGCAGTAACGGACGCCCGGGCCGACGTGCGCGTGGTCCCCGCGGGACGGCGGCCGGACCTAGGCCGGGCGTTCACGATCTTCGACTTCGCGGACCTGCCATCGATCGTCCACGAGCGGCTGCTGCGGGAGAGCGCGAGCAGCTCGAGTCCGGCGCGGGTGGCGAAGTATCGCGAGGTAGCCGGGATGCTGCTCGAAGTGGCACTGCCGAAGGCCGGAACGGAAGCCCTGCTGGACTCCGTGCTCCGGGGAAGGTAG